The Mauremys reevesii isolate NIE-2019 linkage group 13, ASM1616193v1, whole genome shotgun sequence genome contains a region encoding:
- the LOC120380744 gene encoding olfactory receptor 6C65-like, protein MENQTAVTEFILLGFTDVRWLQILLFVLLLITYVLTLAGNILIISITLVDRHLQTPMYFFLRNVSLLEIGFTSASIPKVLFNVASGCQSISVAGCFAQCLFYLTVGTAEFCLLAAMSFDRYVAVCKPLHYTSIMTGHFCNWLVLASWLIGFGYVLVPLVLLFRLPFCGPNIINHFFCDSAALLKLACTDTRLLGLLHFLLATGSILGTLAITVFSYFKIISVVMRIPSTDERLKAFSTCASHITVVSMAYGSCIFLYVKPMGSSRLDLSKNVAVLNSIVSPLLNPFIYSLRNKQVKEALREALRWITVFSKNPRM, encoded by the coding sequence ATGGAGAACCAAACTGCAGTGACAGAGTTTATCCTTCTGGGCTTCACAGATGTTCGCTGGCTGCAGATCCTGCTCTTCGTTTTGTTACTTATCACCTACGTCTTGACCTTAGCTGGAAACATTCTCATTATCTCCATCACTCTGGTGGACCGGCACCTCCAGACACCCATGTATTTTTTCCTCAGGAATGTCTCACTTTTGGAGATTGGTTTCACCTCAGCGTCCATCCCAAAAGTTCTATTCAATGTGGCGTCGGGCTGCCAGTCCATATCTGTGGCTGGGTGCTTTGCACAATGTTTATTTTATCTCACTGTGGGCACTGCTGAGTTTTGCCTGCTGGCGGCCATGTCCTTCGATAGGTACGTGGCCGTCTGCAAACCCCTGCACTACACGTCCATCATGACTGGTCACTTCTGTAACTGGCTGGTGCTGGCCTCTTGGCTTATTGGTTTCGGGTATGTGCTCGTCCCGCTTGTTCTATTGTTCCGGTTGCCATTCTGTGGCCCCAACATCAttaaccatttcttctgtgacagtGCTGCATTGCTTAAACTTGCCTGCACAGACACCCGGCTCCTAGGGCTCCTGCATTTCCTCTTGGCCACAGGCAGCATATTGGGCACGTTAGCCATCACTGTGTTCTCCTATTTCAAGATCATCTCCGTGGTGATGCGCATCCCCTCCACGGACGAGAGGCTGAAAGCTTTCTCCACCTGCGCCTCTCACATCACCGTGGTCTCCATGGCGTACGGCAGCTGCATCTTCCTGTACGTGAAGCCCATGGGGAGCAGCAGGCTGGACCTCAGCAAGAATGTGGCTGTTCTCAACAGCATTGTGTCCCCTCTGCTCAACCCcttcatctacagcctgaggaacaaacAGGTGAAAGAGGCCTTGAGGGAGGCTCTCAGGTGGATCACGGTATTTTCTAAGAATCCAAGGATGTGA